The Bos taurus isolate L1 Dominette 01449 registration number 42190680 breed Hereford chromosome 27, ARS-UCD2.0, whole genome shotgun sequence genome includes the window CCCCATTCTGCCAGTGAGAACACCAGGCCATGGTGAAGGCAGGCAGCTCGTGTGCGGGCCTGCTGTCTGGCTGACCCAGGCTTCGACCAAGGCCGTCTGGCTTCAGAATCTGTACTCCTAGGCCATGTCACGCTGCTTGTCAGCCTTTTGAAAAGTGAGCTGAGCTTGTGAGTGAGTGAGTTGCTATTAATAGAGTTAAATGTGTGCTGCGTTTCCAGCTGTGGACTTCGGGACACACAGCACCATCCACCTGCTGGGATTCCCCCTGTTCCCTGGGGGCTACCTCCATTCTTTCCCTCTAAGTAGAGCGTTAATGCTGTGGCTGGGTTAAGACCCTGCTGTCGCCTCAGATGTGGAGTCCATCGCACTGGAGCTTGGACGCGGCGGCCTCCCATCTAGAGTCCTGGCTTCCTCGAGGGTCCATGACTGGCTGTGGGTGCTCTTCCTGGAGCCAGGCACCCGGCGGGTGGATGTCCAGAGTGCGTTCCCGCCTCCTGACCTCGTCCTGTCTGAGGTGTGGGGAGCCTGGCATTCCTGCTTGGGAATGCCAGCCGGAAGGCGTCCTGACAGGGTAGGAGGAGGACCCTTCTGCACCAGGAGCTGCGCTCAGGGAGCATCGTTGTATTGTTGTACTGACAAGTACTTCTATACTAATTTAAACCCTTAAAAAGTGAATTCTTCATTAATATTTTCCAGACAACTCTTTGGCTGGTGGTCTTCCCGTGTCTGCTGACGATCTCTGTGGAGGCTCCGCAAGTGGGACTCAGGAGGGGAAACTGTTCGAGTTCATTACTGAAAGGGGAAGTGATGTGTGTGCTGCTTCGCCGGTGTTGCAGACAGGCAGCGTCGGCCCCTCAGCAGCTCCCTGTCCCCTGGATCTCTTGACTCCTCACAGATCCACCAGCAGTCCTCCCAAGGCAGAGACCCCCCAGCAGAGCAGGGCTGCGCGTGGGGTTGTCACCCCTATCTCAAAGCCATCGAAGCCGGTGGCCCAGGGGTCGTCTGATGGGAAGAAGCGTTTGTCTCCTGTGTCCTCTGCTACAAAAGGCCGTCCCGGAGGCCGTGAACAACACATGGGCTCCTCAGCCAAGAGAAAAAAGACACCGGAGAACTCTTGTCCAGGCTTGGAGGAGAGACGGAAGAGGAGGCGGTCCCTCGGGCAGCGCCCTGCTCCCCGACTGCGGCTGTGGAAGGCAGAGCGCGGCCTGCGGTCTGTGCGGAGGCCCGCTGTCAAGAGTCTGGCCCTCGAGGAGTTCTCATACGATGATTACTTTTCTCCTGATAATCTCAAGGAGAGGGTCTCGGAGGGGCTTCTTGGGGAGCAGCTGCCCTCCAGACCCCCTGCGCTCCACTGCCAGAGGAGCCTTTCCAAGACCGAGAGGACCAGCCTCCTGGACAGGGCTGACCTCTCCCTCATTGGCAGAAGCCCCAGGCCCGCCGTCAGCACCTGCTCCACGGCGAAGCCTGCACTCTCCGGGGCAGACGCGGGGCTGGGCGGCGGGACCTCGGGGGGCACGTCTGCTGCTGACAGGACCCCGGGGCCCTGTCCCCGTGCCGAGGCCCAGGGTGGGGGCGATGTCCGCCCCGCTGGGGGTGACGCTCCACAAACCCGCAGCCAACTCATCCCCCAGACGGGACCACAGGGAGACCGCAGCCCTCTGAAAGGAAGCAGGGAGGAGACGGAAGAATGGACTGACCCCCAGAGCACGCAGAAAGAAGGCGCTCCTCCTGAAACGACGGAATCCGCTGCAGTGCACAGTGAGGGTAAACCAAGCGCTGCAGGCGGCTATGCTGAGGACAGACCCGCGGGGGCGAGGGGGGCGCCAGCCCACGGCAGCAGTGGAAGTACGTGAGCCCCTTTCACAGTTCTCTCCACTCAGAATGGGCAGCAGGGCGTCCAGCTGCCACACATAACACAGCTTTTTCATaagcaaaatatttctttttttcccttttttaaaaaactttgaagAATGTATGTTTGGTATTTACAATGGTAAATTCTTTATTCTTGAGGAGTAGACAGCTTACTGCCCTATGAAGTTTCTAGGTTCCTTGCTTTAAGCCTATTATTATGAATACATTTCTCTAAGTCCTATAGGTGCTATCTTTTGTGAAGAATGGCCTTGAGAGGGTGTTTGTCCTGGTTTCACTGTAGCCTTTCACTGCAGCATCACTGAGCAAAGATGCACAGTAGTGGAGAACTTGTAAAATGATCTGTTCATAACGGGGAGGCTGTTTACtttaaaagggaaattaaggCAGTGTATATCCTGCATCTTTTTATAACAGTGAGGCTGTTTATTTTAGAAGGGAAATTATGGCAGTGTAAATCATGCATTTTGTCAAGAAAAgacataaaaacataaatgaaagtaagttatcaatatttatttttgaaaaaactaCCTGGTGTTAGCTGTGGAgaaatatttaatactttaagCAAGTAGTTCATTGTAATAGACCTTTTTAGACtttcttttatttgctttaagcatatataatttaaatagatTTATTCCTATCTGTAATTAAAACCATGGTAGCAGgctatgtcagagaag containing:
- the MCPH1 gene encoding microcephalin isoform X3; translation: MAAPGSLGGPVLKDVVAYVEVWSANGTENYSKTFRNQLVDMGAKVSKTFNKQVTHVVFKDGYQSTWEKAQKRGVKLVSVLWVDKCRVAGVHIDESLFPAANTNQHLPSLLKKKRKCMQPKDFIPRTPENDKRLQRKFEKMAKELQQQKTTLGTNVPVLSFESNGSLVYSPTGKVCRGHHSAMKKRLQEMKEKRENLSPTSSQMIEQSDDNTVNLLHEASLNLSHDTLCSDNSLAGGLPVSADDLCGGSASGTQEGKLFEFITERGSDVCAASPVLQTGSVGPSAAPCPLDLLTPHRSTSSPPKAETPQQSRAARGVVTPISKPSKPVAQGSSDGKKRLSPVSSATKGRPGGREQHMGSSAKRKKTPENSCPGLEERRKRRRSLGQRPAPRLRLWKAERGLRSVRRPAVKSLALEEFSYDDYFSPDNLKERVSEGLLGEQLPSRPPALHCQRSLSKTERTSLLDRADLSLIGRSPRPAVSTCSTAKPALSGADAGLGGGTSGGTSAADRTPGPCPRAEAQGGGDVRPAGGDAPQTRSQLIPQTGPQGDRSPLKGSREETEEWTDPQSTQKEGAPPETTESAAVHSEGKPSAAGGYAEDRPAGARGAPAHGSSGSVKSGPTRHSVVASSRKGCQDLLRLREESGKKGRGQESRDKSFSEKRTTRDQVSRIFKMNIQVIGCKRHVNHLLKS
- the MCPH1 gene encoding microcephalin isoform X4 is translated as MQPKDFIPRTPENDKRLQRKFEKMAKELQQQKTTLGTNVPVLSFESNGSLVYSPTGKVCRGHHSAMKKRLQEMKEKRENLSPTSSQMIEQSDDNTVNLLHEASLNLSHDTLCSDNSLAGGLPVSADDLCGGSASGTQEGKLFEFITERGSDVCAASPVLQTGSVGPSAAPCPLDLLTPHRSTSSPPKAETPQQSRAARGVVTPISKPSKPVAQGSSDGKKRLSPVSSATKGRPGGREQHMGSSAKRKKTPENSCPGLEERRKRRRSLGQRPAPRLRLWKAERGLRSVRRPAVKSLALEEFSYDDYFSPDNLKERVSEGLLGEQLPSRPPALHCQRSLSKTERTSLLDRADLSLIGRSPRPAVSTCSTAKPALSGADAGLGGGTSGGTSAADRTPGPCPRAEAQGGGDVRPAGGDAPQTRSQLIPQTGPQGDRSPLKGSREETEEWTDPQSTQKEGAPPETTESAAVHSEGKPSAAGGYAEDRPAGARGAPAHGSSGSVKSGPTRHSVVASSRKGCQDLLRLREESGKKGRGQEPTRTLVMTSMPSEKYSVVIQVVNRLKGFSLAQEVCGSTTHVLAGKPRRTLSVLLGIARGCWILSFEWVLWSLEMGHWISEEPFELSNYFPAAPLCRQERLSSAGQYRGTLFADQPTMFISPASNPPRAKLGELVVLCGGRVTQVPRQASIFIGPSPGRKKETVKYLSETWILGTCAIMDTDVWTMKPRTTEDFKYV